From Ipomoea triloba cultivar NCNSP0323 chromosome 5, ASM357664v1, the proteins below share one genomic window:
- the LOC116020246 gene encoding uncharacterized protein LOC116020246: MVMEGKNTAIKRRNSTTKRQWIKQEDAALVDCLVEIANDPTLKGENGFKTGYLLRLEKMLHLRFSGTNIKATPHIESRYKLLKKHFLAIQEMLNKGSGFGWNDVEKCVTVSKDVFDDWVKVNHPNAAGLRNKKFPHFDSLMHVWRSDYATGTAVETPADAVEEIEKEKHDEVDITDGNDEEWEEGRREKEVDQTESSVCPSTKINQGKKQASNRKRFRSDDGLNDLVAEMHEYVGAYKEANEQIKDIATYFKKEAENTDRKMKIFEEISKLPGLSRQEVIEAGEHILKDAHKIDTFFALPNEFRRDYVMKQLYEVNPYTPSFDFHGGNDA; encoded by the exons ATGGTAATGGAAGGAAAAAATACTGCAATTAAAAGAAGAAATTCTACTACTAAGAGACAATGGATAAAACAAGAAGATGCAGCACTAGTCGATTGCCTTGTCGAAATAGCAAATGACCCTACTTTAAAGGGAGAAAATGGATTCAAGACGGGATATTTGTTGCGGCTGGAAAAGATGCTGCATCTAAGATTTTCGGGAACAAATATCAAGGCAACCCCCCACATTGAATCTAGGTATAAGCTATTGAAGAAGCATTTCCTTGCCATTCAAGAGATGCTTAACAAAGGTAGTGGATTCGGTTGGAATGATGTTGAAAAATGTGTTACTGTCAGCAAAGATGTCTTTGATGATTGGGTTAAGGTTAA tcaTCCTAATGCAGCTGGtttaagaaacaaaaaatttcCTCACTTTGATAGCTTGATGCATGTTTGGAGAAGTGATTATGCAACAGGAACTGCTGTAGAAACTCCAGCTGATGCAGTGGAGGAAATAGAGAAAGAAAAACATGATGAAGTTGATATTACTGATGGTAATGATGAGGAATGGGAGgaaggaagaagagaaaaagagGTTGATCAAACTGAGTCATCTGTTTGCCCTTCTACTAAAATTAATCAAGGCAAAAAACAAGCTAGTAACAGGAAAAGGTTTAGAAGTGATGATGGATTAAATGACTTAGTAGCTGAGATGCATGAATATGTAGGTGCTTACAAGGAAGCTAATGAGCAAATCAAAGACATAGCAACATACTTTAAGAAAGAAGCTGAGAACACCGATAGAAAGATGAAGATATTTGAAGAAATCAGCAAACTTCCTGGACTTTCAAGGCAAGAAGTCATAGAAGCTGGTGAGCATATTTTAAAGGATGCGCACAAGATTGATACCTTCTTTGCTTTACCTAATGAATTTAGGAGGGATTATGTAATGAAGCAGTTGTATGAGGTCAATCCATACACACCAAGCTTTGACTTTCATGGTGGAAACGATGCATAA